In Microvenator marinus, one genomic interval encodes:
- a CDS encoding OmpP1/FadL family transporter encodes MMLGRTCALSVTLGATIALTSSAAFAGGFASARFGGERGNPTETNPSTLYYNPAGIGMSEGTQLMIDVSTAFRTASYDRPVSAIDDQTPFPDDPEKNARALAANSGQGTLNNIIASPMFGISSDLGLDTPLRLGFAFYVPFGGQAAWDEQSASDEFPGASDGSQRWYAIDGSIRTMALTGGVAYHIEPARLSLGLTGNVYLSSIETLRARNTDGSDDLEAGGNLKEGRSLVKGESTDFGLGAGVLWEVWRRKAWLGASYQSMPNFNGDIEYEGTLQNYLGPAPGNEADIKLTSSLPDVFRLGIRVRPKARYEFRLFGDYTRWSVFENQCLVNSTIEDAAAACAVNDDGSFASTDADTGRVIQNLPRNYTDSFGVRAGFSYWFSADLEMLLGGGYDSNAVPDETIDASLMDMDKFTASLGVDYRFTKWFSGALTATNVFYLERDTSGSDGNNDLRLPSRQPGNQGVYNQNIFLINTNLNFSF; translated from the coding sequence ATGATGCTTGGAAGAACTTGTGCTCTGTCTGTGACACTTGGTGCCACCATCGCATTAACCTCTAGCGCGGCATTTGCTGGCGGATTCGCAAGCGCGAGATTCGGCGGCGAGCGCGGAAACCCGACCGAAACCAACCCGTCCACGCTTTACTACAATCCCGCGGGAATCGGCATGTCCGAAGGCACCCAGCTGATGATCGATGTCAGCACCGCCTTTCGTACGGCCAGTTACGACCGCCCAGTTTCGGCGATCGACGACCAAACGCCATTCCCCGACGACCCGGAAAAGAATGCAAGGGCGCTGGCGGCAAACTCCGGCCAAGGCACGCTGAACAATATCATCGCCTCGCCGATGTTCGGTATCTCGTCAGATCTCGGGCTCGATACGCCCCTGAGGCTCGGATTTGCCTTCTACGTGCCTTTTGGCGGCCAAGCAGCTTGGGACGAGCAAAGCGCAAGCGACGAGTTCCCTGGAGCCTCTGACGGCTCTCAGAGGTGGTACGCCATCGACGGAAGCATCCGGACCATGGCCCTCACCGGAGGCGTCGCCTACCATATCGAACCCGCAAGGCTCTCGCTCGGCTTGACCGGCAACGTCTATCTCTCATCCATCGAGACGCTCAGGGCCAGAAACACGGACGGATCCGACGACCTCGAAGCCGGTGGAAACCTCAAAGAGGGACGCTCACTGGTCAAAGGTGAATCCACAGATTTCGGTCTCGGAGCCGGTGTACTCTGGGAGGTCTGGCGCAGAAAAGCCTGGCTCGGCGCAAGCTACCAATCCATGCCGAACTTCAACGGTGATATCGAGTACGAAGGAACCCTTCAAAACTACCTCGGACCCGCACCGGGCAATGAGGCAGATATCAAGCTCACCTCAAGCTTGCCGGACGTGTTCCGACTCGGCATTCGCGTGCGTCCAAAGGCGCGCTACGAATTCCGACTCTTCGGCGACTACACCCGCTGGAGCGTCTTTGAGAACCAATGTCTGGTCAACTCGACCATCGAAGACGCGGCAGCCGCTTGTGCGGTTAACGACGACGGATCGTTCGCAAGCACCGACGCCGACACCGGCCGTGTGATCCAAAACCTTCCTAGAAATTACACCGACAGCTTCGGCGTCCGCGCTGGCTTTAGCTACTGGTTCAGCGCCGATCTTGAGATGCTTCTCGGAGGTGGCTACGATTCGAATGCAGTACCTGACGAAACCATCGACGCATCGCTCATGGACATGGACAAGTTTACAGCATCACTCGGCGTAGATTACCGATTTACCAAATGGTTCAGCGGCGCGCTCACAGCAACCAACGTGTTCTACCTCGAGCGAGACACATCTGGCTCGGACGGCAACAACGACCTGCGTTTGCCCTCAAGACAGCCCGGAAATCAGGGCGTCTACAACCAGAATATTTTCCTTATCAACACAAACTTGAACTTCTCGTTCTGA
- a CDS encoding bifunctional GNAT family N-acetyltransferase/carbon-nitrogen hydrolase family protein produces the protein MSSQDSSARLLIRPLSLEDLDEIQDLHHRCFPGMVPWLRHELESHLRIFPEGQIGIELDGRLVATSSSLIVHEEDYIGDHTYDQVTGKGMLSTHDPTGDSLYGIDIAVDPECRGMRLARRIYDARKDLVKELNLQRILIVGRLPNYHLWADKLKAPEYVRRVFRSEIDDPVLNAQRSNKFTAKRVLSGYLPKDDESKGFGVLMEWLNPEYVPIDDELPSRVRVASVQYQMRALDSFEDFAQQCRFFLDTASDYRSDFVIFPELITNQLMSLVPSESPGKVARRLNEYTDEYIAFFQKSAIRYNVNIIAGTHLCVEGERLYNIAYLFHRNGTISKQYKVHVTPSEAQWWGISPGDDVEVFDTDCGKIAILICYDIEFPELSRIAMAKGANLFFVPFNTDIRSGYLRVRSCAQARAIENHVYVILSGAVGNLPEVDGSDIHYAQSAILTPSDIAFARDGVAAEATPNVETMLVHDLDLDLLRRTKRTGAVRTVFDRRKDLYVVRYRSGDQEFEA, from the coding sequence ATGTCATCACAGGATTCGAGCGCACGATTATTGATTAGGCCACTAAGTTTAGAGGACTTGGATGAGATCCAAGACCTGCATCACCGGTGTTTTCCCGGTATGGTTCCATGGCTTAGACACGAGCTGGAGAGCCATCTTCGGATTTTTCCTGAGGGGCAAATCGGTATCGAACTCGACGGTCGTCTCGTTGCGACTTCGAGCAGTCTGATCGTGCACGAAGAAGATTATATCGGCGACCACACTTACGATCAGGTGACTGGAAAGGGCATGCTCTCAACGCATGATCCAACGGGCGACTCTCTCTACGGGATCGATATCGCCGTTGACCCTGAATGCCGTGGGATGCGGCTCGCCAGGCGTATTTACGACGCGCGAAAGGACTTGGTCAAAGAGCTCAATTTGCAGCGAATTCTAATCGTTGGGCGCCTGCCGAATTATCACCTCTGGGCCGATAAGCTCAAAGCTCCAGAGTACGTTCGGCGAGTGTTTCGCTCGGAGATCGACGATCCGGTGCTCAATGCTCAGCGCTCGAATAAATTCACGGCGAAGCGTGTCTTGAGCGGCTACTTGCCTAAGGACGATGAGTCCAAAGGTTTTGGTGTGTTGATGGAGTGGCTCAATCCTGAGTACGTCCCTATCGACGATGAGCTTCCGAGCCGTGTGCGTGTGGCGTCGGTTCAGTACCAGATGAGGGCGTTGGATAGTTTTGAGGATTTTGCCCAACAATGCCGATTCTTTTTGGATACCGCGTCGGACTACCGGTCGGACTTTGTGATTTTCCCAGAACTCATCACAAACCAGTTGATGTCCTTGGTGCCCTCGGAATCGCCGGGTAAAGTGGCCAGACGGCTCAACGAGTATACGGATGAATACATTGCGTTTTTTCAGAAGTCCGCGATTCGCTACAACGTGAACATTATTGCTGGGACGCACCTCTGCGTGGAAGGAGAGCGACTTTACAATATCGCCTATCTCTTTCACCGAAATGGTACGATTTCCAAGCAATACAAGGTTCACGTGACGCCGTCAGAGGCGCAATGGTGGGGGATTTCACCTGGCGATGACGTCGAGGTGTTCGATACCGACTGTGGAAAAATCGCGATCCTGATTTGCTACGATATCGAGTTCCCGGAGCTTTCCCGTATCGCGATGGCCAAAGGGGCGAATCTCTTCTTTGTGCCGTTTAACACCGATATTCGGTCCGGGTATCTAAGGGTGCGCTCTTGCGCGCAGGCTCGCGCGATTGAAAATCATGTGTACGTGATCTTGAGTGGTGCCGTTGGCAACCTTCCCGAGGTCGATGGTTCGGACATTCACTACGCACAATCGGCGATTTTGACGCCTTCTGATATCGCGTTTGCTAGGGACGGTGTGGCGGCCGAGGCGACTCCGAACGTGGAGACGATGTTGGTCCACGACTTGGACCTCGATCTTTTGCGGCGCACAAAACGAACGGGTGCCGTGCGGACCGTATTCGACC